aagcatttaaaaaaattgatgatGATTGGACTAATAATATTCTTTTCGAGAACAATCATATCGGTGGTCAGATAAACGAGAAATATTGCCATACTGACAGTGAAACATGGAATGAAAAATGTAAAACTACCGGTGAAACAGTTAGGAATGCTACTGTATCATTACTTAATAATTTGTTCACCggagataaatatatagaatcTGAGAATGAAAATAACGAATATATCACGTATATTATGCTATGGCTGagtaataaaatgaaactaaTTAAAACAGAGAACTATGGAAGTGTAGCAGAATTTTATGCCGCGTTTATAAGAGATAATAAAGAGTATAAAGCATATATTACTCAAATCGATAagaatcaaaaaataatgaatctTAAAATTGATAGAACGCGTAAACTTTATGCGTTACTTAATGATCTGTGTAAtgcaattattatatataacaaaGATTCTTCAAGTTGCCGAAATATTTCAAATTGCcccaattttttaaattttgttgATAATTGGGAAAAACAATCCAAACAACTTCTTGAGAAAAAAACTAAGGTTTTTGAAGATGAGGATTATTGTGATGTGTTGTTGACTTTAAAAAATTCTTATgagaaatttaaaaaagataataaaatgcaaaaaaaacTTCCGGAATTTGAAGAGATAGAAGAATTACATGATTGTAAAAAATTCCATAAAGAAGCAAAAAACTCATTGAAAGTTAAAGTTTTAATGCCCCAATATGTATCgagatatataaatattgttaaAATTGGATTTAAAAAGTATAACTCATTTTTTGGTAATATGTTTACTAATAATGTCAATTACTTATATGAACAGGCGTTCCCAACCTTAAAAAATGTTCGCTGTAAGTTTATAAATTTTGCTGACACCACGATTGGTCATATGAACGACCAACTTAAAAAAGCAATAGAAGCTTATGTATTAGATAATTGTAAACCTGAGAAAAAAGGTCCAGATGGCGAATCACCACCACCATCAAGTTCTGATGAACCAAATAAAACACAGCAATCGTCTCTGGACCCATCTGAAGGAGGTTCTGATCAAAAGGATCAAGAAGGTTCTAAAAAAACAGTGCCAAGTCGGTTAGTTAAACGAGAAATTCCAGTATACAAAGTAACAGGAAATGAAACAACAGAAATAAGTGATAATTCACTCAACGTATACAAGAAAATTGGAATTTCAATTCTAATTCTTTTAATACCCATTGCTTTAACTATTATGTACAaggtaaataaaaagaaaattgtgaagtatacaatttttaaaatatttcctcactataaaatattatatatttttcataattttatgttAGTATTTGCCATTTGGATGGAGAAAGAAAtcgaagaaaaaaaaaaagatgaaaaaggCTATAAATATGTTTGGTACAAATGAAATGACAGAAAATGTTATAAACCCAACTGAtcgaaaaaaacaaatgcaaataattataaatttatctaCTCAAAACAAACAGGGTAAAAAGTTTATAAATTCATCTACTCCAAAAAAACAGGATAAACagtttataaatttatctaCTCAAAACAAACAAGACAAAAAGTTTATAAATTCATCTACTCCAAAAAAACAGGACAAAAAGTTTATAAATTCATCTACTCCAAAAAAACAGGATAAACAGTTTATAAATTCATCTACTCCAAAAAAACAGGATAAACAATTTATAAGTTCATCTACTCAAAAAAAACAGGATAAAAAGTTTATAGATTTATCTACTCAAAAAAAACAGGGTAAAAAGCTTACAAATTCATATACTCAAAAAAAACAGActaaacattttataaattccaTTTATTGGGAAAAATATCCAttattgaatatatataaacttatGAAGGCCGATCCTGtaccatttattattttatttttgttgtttattttttatgtttataaaagaaaagacGATTCTttagaataataaatataactaataatttttgttttggGTTCAGATTCTTTGGATCTGACttaaaaattcaatataagtattaaaaaaaataaaactgcatattaatataagTAATTTGGCTTATataaacaattaaaaaatgcattttgtgtaatattataatataaatatatatattttttattaatctaTATAAAACAGTGTCGTATGACTGATTCATTTGATTTCAGTTATAACTTCCTTTTCTATAActctaaaaatatattaatttataaaattatttagtaACGAAAAAATCATAGGTTTCTtgacattttatattagtattcattatttgaaaataactattttttaatttaaattttgaattttataagaaaaatgaaagcaatagaaacaataaataaatttcatTCATGAAAATGCATcgttttattaacataaattttctaatattacggtggtgaaaaatatatatgtttatatatgaaGGAAAAATAGTCTAAAACTTTTCCAATAATACATTTAGGAAACCGTAGCTATGTCCTTCAatctaagaaaaaaaaataaatggatgaatatataaaatgtttagaTTTTTTGCAAATCATAAATATGTAcacttatttaaaataatatttgttttaacaATTGTtgaaattaattattatgtaattcAAATGTGTATATCACTTACAGAGTCGACATAGGTGATATTAATATATctgtcttttttttcaatgaGGTATCCAATTAAGTTAACAaacgtttttttttaattttccttttctaATATCTTCTTCAGAATCAATGTCAGTTTTGAATAAATTTGCGCTTTTTACAATttcgtttttatattttttattggaAGGATTgtgatcatttatatttgctgAAGTCATGACTACTATAGTTTTGTTTTCTGAtatctacaaaattaataaaaatatattacataaatGATTGtgaataatatgaaaaatacgATTTATAACGAAATAGAAAAGGAAAGTTTTCCTTACTTCAACCTTTGTAGCtaaagcataaaaatatcTCTGACGGCGTccgaatttttttttgtaacgTTGTTGTATCATTACTAAATTTGGATTGTACACACGGGtagcttaaaaaaaaaataataattttgtattatgtaaattaaaatgttataaGTTTGAAGACATGGGAAACAATAAATAGTATCATATAACaatggtaataataaatcacgaaatatagaataaatagtaacaataatatgttGATTTGactaattatttatgttttgtatACTTTTAACAAAGTCagtattgaaaaaaatggcaTAATCGGGATCCCATAACATGTTTATTACTTCATTATACTAATAGAAAAAAAGcgaaatatatgtatataaattataataattctttaattttaatttggtATATAACTTTAATATTGTTCGTTAATTGATACATCATCGGGATCATCAActttaaaatgaattttttcaatatttatatagctTTGATGttttttgttataaaaaGGCATACTACTATTAggatttttattaaaaaattcataacCATCCATACTTGTAGcatgatattttaaaagttCCACAGCTTCGTTCATTACTTCACCTGCTTGTATAATTTCTTCTGAATTGGTACATAATAAGTGCttgttttttcatatatttcttctGGACTATCATTGATCAAAAcgaacatatttttatgcgTACAAAAACAAAgttattgtatttataacATCGTTGCACAGgtgtatatttaatattttcataatgaagtatgtaatatatatattgttgtaTTGTCTCACGTAAGATAATGATATGTTGATTCGGGTGTTACATCTTCTCCTGGAGCAGGTTCAATTGCAAgggttttattattcatatataggGAGGTGCTTAAAAGAAACAAaacaatttgaatataaaacttaTTCATTTTGGAACtttacaaacaaaatattaaaatatatatcagcATTTTTTTAGTTAAAAGTTAACAACTTGAAAATCTGGACaagtataattaaaattgaagCTAATCATTTTCTCcaataaagtataaaaaacTATTATTCAAACGGTAAAATGTATGTTTTTATCAGATTTATAGGtttaatgtattttttatttaattaattaaaCACAAAACGATATCAATAACAGAAGCattcataaataatgaatatcaaaaatatcattaatattataatgtctaaaaataaataattttagttatattatatatatgatatttttaatatatagaaTTATGAATACgctagttttatatttttataattgacTAAACtcaaattaaaatttataaaacatCCAGTTACGTATGGAATTACATATATActtacatttatatataatagaaaaaaaaattgttgtTTTTACATAATAGAAAATCaatcatttaaaataaaaatataaaagtaagaaaataatataaaaatatatatttgttttaatataattatatatacttgcattaataattatattaaaataatttttttatatatatttccatttgttttacaaaatttcttttataatggatagttttttatataaaacatatctattatatttttaaatattaaaataattaatttaatctGAAAAGTGcagttaattttataaaaattatttattggtaGTAATATTGACGGccatgtttttttataaatgaatacaaattataattatattcatttgaaacaattgtctacattataatatacctttaGGTTAatggatatatttttattgttaattaaacatattaccaatatataataggtagtcataaaatatagattcatagaATATAGACAGAAATCGATATCacaacgttatctataaaatatcattatacttctaacatttttagtaatacataaaaattacattatatatatatgtatactatccttttaattttcgattatatatagtaccATTTTATcctaatgttttaaattcaaattataaaaattattctatatacattaatttatttattataaaggtataatattagattaatcattattaatttttaaactttatagttttgatgtataaataaattatattttaaaattgctaaaagaaaaaaaataagtatattaataaatttcatatcatattttgttctaacaatttttttaataatttttctaataattataaataatatgatagataggATGTCGTTATtgttctaatatatatataatattgtatccATGACTAAGactgaaatatgttaaatttgggaagtatatacaattatatattaatgcaaagtatatataaagggtatgcaataattaatttaattttaactatactatttttattaggttattgtatatatacaaatttacaaatatataatttaaatatattgttattgggaaataatatatattataaaatattttatttaaaaactatGAAACTATGAAATATTGTACATTGATTTAAAGGATTTTTATTGAGTGCACTAATTGTTTCGTTGTACTGTACAGTGATATACAAACAACAtcataatagtaataacaatagataaagtattaaatacgaaaaaatcattaaattaatttgatTCAAATacgttgatatatattattaaacttgtaataagattaaaattatatgcacaaaacatcaaatgaaatgttataattttggCTTGgtgtttttttaatgttgcaatattagaattaacgCTACCatgcaaaataatattaataattctatagtttttcatcatagaactaaatatagtttattataaaatataaaagcaaactatatatttataaaataattataagttatttttaatgtatacatgcgttgaaaattttaatggtaaaaaatataaaacataattaaaCTATGTAGGATAGGTAAATCTTATATGACAACAGTTTTATCTTAAAAAACACGCTTATCTGATCTCTCCTatttaaaatgtaaatataacaatCTAATTAtgcatagttttctattatactttaaaattagcatcaatagttatttatatcatatatatttaatattaatagaaagaaataataaatatttaatatttactaattattattttaaaactaTTTATGTTCAAAGGCTTATTTAAACTTATAAATAGTTTAATAAaacgggttcagtgctaattgttgttttaacaGTGGACATGATACGCAAAATTGGTTGTAAAATTATCCAATAAAGTATAAttctaaattgaagtatatagtaataaaaataaagttgtcggactcattaaaatggattatgaatttatctatattaaataaaaatactattaaaattatgtaatttgGATAGAACATGTagaacttaatttgaaaatattttaattttagaaaaaactatattatatattataagaaacaagtatatacaaatttaatatattttaaaaaatgacaatttatatatttttaaggatTTTAATAACaactttcttaattttttgatttatacagtatttaagttttaggaCGTTGTTtatgttctatattaaatctTATgtttaagtatatattttttaaattcattataaaattccttaatattttataataaaattgattatgtagaatgttattattaataattttatgcataaattgtattatatatacatatggttaaatatgtattaaatcAACCATAATTTAAGACAATTTAGTAAATGGTAATAatagtaaatataatattgctctattaatattattgtattattattaaaaatttcaaTGGGTTTAATACTATAAATGTGATATAGGAGGCCCATTTACaggatatatattttatataaaaacaatatgatgCCAATCTACATATAAAGaacaaaattttattacaatGGAGGACGATTTAGcggtaaataattttattttaaaataaaacatgcCTATCCTTTATTTTGTTGTGTTTGATTTGTCTAGAAAtcacattaaattttattcaataaattttgtattaatacatatttttatcaatttatatataattttcttagTGTGAGTTATTTCTTGAAGCTGATAAGCTTTTGAATGGTAGTATTTACTTACAGAAGGCAATTAACAAATCCCAAGAATACCGTGAATATTGCCCCAATAATAAACAATGCTCAACTAGGGCTGAGAGTATTGGTGCATTGAGCGTGTATTTATTTACGAATTTTTACAATAAAGAAAGCGGTTATTatgaacattttattatgtgGTTAGCTCATACTTTATTTAAGATAGccaaaaaaagaaacaatGAAAATGCCCATAATATTACTTTAAGTTCGGCTTATGACAAATATTTAGATAAATCTATGGGTCATCTTAGACAATGGGATATTTTAAATGATGTAAGGGGTGCGAAAGATCCTAATCTTAGGTATATGAGCGAATTGTATACGTTACTTAATcatatatgtaatacaattgcatattataaaaaaaatcatgaAAGACCTGTGAAACTTCGTCAGCATTCTGTAAAATGTTTTAATCAATATAGAAACCTTTATGAGGTTTTTTCTGGAAATGATTCATATCTATCTCTAttggaaaaattaaaaaaaatatatgacgACTTTAGAACCGCTGCTATTAAGAATGATAttggtaaaaaaaataatatagaaagTCGTCTTCTAGAACTTacagaaattaaaaaaaaagaatcaCATTCTACgaacaattttaaaatattagacTCCAATGGTCCAGAGGATCAATTGGAAGATGAGAAGGACCCCGAAATTCCAAAGGAAAAGAGCACTCAAGAGGAGCAAACATATCATAAAGCCGAAGGGAAGAATATTGTAGAACCCACCAAATTACAAAATACAGTGGATCAAAGATCAATCCAAAGAGAGGAACCATCAGTTTCAGGAGGTACATTAAAAACTTCAGGAAATGAATCAGAAAATAGTGGAAAATCCCAAGGAGTGTCTATAGAAGAATCaacaaaagaaaatttaATACCGAAAGATCAAACACTACAACAAGAACTACATCCAATACAACCAAAACTACAGCTAGAATCACACAATAAAGAGAATGAGACACTACAGAAAGCACTATCTGAAATAAAACCACAACCACCACCAACAACAGTACCATCACAACAGCCACAGCCACCACATCATCACCAATCACCACAACAACCACAAATACATCAAGCGATACAAGAATCACTACAACCACAACATACACCG
This sequence is a window from Plasmodium yoelii strain 17X genome assembly, chromosome: 1. Protein-coding genes within it:
- a CDS encoding PIR protein; the encoded protein is MTLNLCEAFKKIDDDWTNNILFENNHIGGQINEKYCHTDSETWNEKCKTTGETVRNATVSLLNNLFTGDKYIESENENNEYITYIMLWLSNKMKLIKTENYGSVAEFYAAFIRDNKEYKAYITQIDKNQKIMNLKIDRTRKLYALLNDLCNAIIIYNKDSSSCRNISNCPNFLNFVDNWEKQSKQLLEKKTKVFEDEDYCDVLLTLKNSYEKFKKDNKMQKKLPEFEEIEELHDCKKFHKEAKNSLKVKVLMPQYVSRYINIVKIGFKKYNSFFGNMFTNNVNYLYEQAFPTLKNVRCKFINFADTTIGHMNDQLKKAIEAYVLDNCKPEKKGPDGESPPPSSSDEPNKTQQSSLDPSEGGSDQKDQEGSKKTVPSRLVKREIPVYKVTGNETTEISDNSLNVYKKIGISILILLIPIALTIMYKYLPFGWRKKSKKKKKMKKAINMFGTNEMTENVINPTDRKKQMQIIINLSTQNKQGKKFINSSTPKKQDKQFINLSTQNKQDKKFINSSTPKKQDKKFINSSTPKKQDKQFINSSTPKKQDKQFISSSTQKKQDKKFIDLSTQKKQGKKLTNSYTQKKQTKHFINSIYWEKYPLLNIYKLMKADPVPFIILFLLFIFYVYKRKDDSLE
- a CDS encoding fam-a protein, whose product is MNEAVELLKYHATSMDGYEFFNKNPNSSMPFYNKKHQSYINIEKIHFKVDDPDDYNEVINMLWDPDYAIFFNTDFVKTTRVYNPNLVMIQQRYKKKFGRRQRYFYALATKVEISENKTIVVMTSANINDHNPSNKKYKNEIVKSANLFKTDIDSEEDIRKGKLKKNIEGHSYGFLNVLLEKF